The region GGCTCACTcgcaaaataaaaatataagttACATCAtacttcccttttccctgtgaCAAAGGAAATTGTCTTTCCATTCTATTTTCCTTACAACTGTTCATAGGAAGGAGGCAGCTGCATGAATGAGGATTTGACACCTCCAGCCTTCAGTCATCAGTGCCAACATAAAAGTCTTTGTTCTGCCCCCCATCCTTTGAGTATCTGTCGAAAGCATGGAGGATAATTAACCCTCACTCAAGAATAATTAACCTGACTCACTCTTCTCCAATAAGGTCCTTGTGGTATAAGTTGCCAGCTCTCTCCTGGTATGTCCAGAGATGAAGCTGTCTTATACAATTTCTAGAACTCCTAATTCACCAGTCTCACCCTTCAGTGTGATGCTACTCCTTATCCACAAATGAGTAGTTAAAAGtcaacactgggaaaaaattgAAAGGCTGAGGGTAATCTTTATCTTGCAATAACTGAGTCCCAGTTATCCACATTGATTCCAGAGTTTGCAGGCCAAATTCCAGGTGTAGTGTCCACCACAGGAGAACAGCAGGACCCAGGCACGTTACAGACTGCATCTTTGGCACTTAAATAACACTGgccatagaatcatagaaaggtttgggcTGAAAATGTTCTTAAAGGTCTTCTActtccaacccctctgccactTCCTCTGTGCCACTATGCAATGTCTACAGACCACCAGTATCACACCACAGCTTCCCAAAACATCCAATTTCCTCTCATCCATCCAGAAGTTAGTGCAGTTTTCACTCCTCAGAACAGCCTTTACTAAACAACATTTGGTGACAATATTGCTTATTAACTTAGACTGTAACCTAATGAACAACATTCTTTCCCAGCTAGAAGAGGCTGtaaagggaaaagctgagcaTATGTCTCCCCTTGCTATTGCCTGCTAAAGACTCCTGGTTTATGATGCATTTAGACATGCAGTTCGCTGTGACTTGTTGAACTTCAATGCACTGAACTCATTTTAAATTGCCAAGCAGACAGAGGACATGATATTTTCTCTCCATTAATTACGAAATTGAATGGAATAGCAAagttttggtttaaaaaaaatcaggccaGCTACAGAGTGGTCTGTAATTAGAAATATTCTGAACCAACCTGATTTCCAGTGATGTTCAGTGTGGCACAGTGGCATCAGTGCAGGTTCCCAACAACTCCCAAGCCAGGCTGGTACTTTCAAAAGTTAAAAGGGCTTTCTAGCATAGGAATCTAACTTTATGTGACACTGGTAAAGATCTCGGATCCCTGTACTCAACTCTGCAAATTGAAGAATTGGTCCTGGAACATGATTATCCCTCTAGCACTGAGCACAAGGATAGTTTCTTTGGGTCACTGAGGACTGAATCAGGACCATTTTCAGTTTGACTGCAGGAGTGAAGGGGCAGTTCTGACCCAATATTTTCCCCTCTGAGAACAACTACATTAATCACAGCTTTCCTAAACATTGAGAAGGCCAGGACTGGTGCTCACACCCACAGACACAATGCAGTAAGAACAATCAGCAGACTGGCACCTTTAAATACAGGTGATCTCTGTACTTGCCTTTGTGGTTTTGACTTTATTTCCACTGCTGCAAGACCAACCTGAATAGTCTGGTAGTACTTTACAGTCCTCTCCATCCAAACAGGGGTTCATATGACACCACCACTTCTGCAGGACAATGGAAGCTAGAGAATAGAAACGGGAAAGATAAActataaaataccttttttatgACTGTTGGTTTTTTGCAGGGAAGTTGTCTGTGCCATGTTCGATTGGCTGATTTCAAAAACATAAAACCAGCAATTGCTCGTTTAATAGTGAATTACATGGAGTATGTTTGAGGTAAAACATGGCTAAACACTTCACCAGCCCTCAGAAGGGTAAATGCTGCATGCAAATAGTGAAGACAGGCAGGCACCACCAGAGACTGACTCCGACATTTCAATTGACCTCTGGAAGGGCCTTTCCATCTCCACTGACTACAAAAATGACTTGCCTACTTCATTTGCATGCTTCAGTCAAGTACCTGCTGTAAGGTGGAATGAAGCATAGGCTTCTTGTTTAGCCCAGCTATGCATATGGGAGACTGGACAGAGAAATGACAGTTCCTTCCTTCACTGGGTGAGAAAATAGAATTGCACAGAGATGTAAACCCGTGAGGTCTGTCAGCAAATACTGCAGGTAAGAGTGGGGAGACCTCTGGCAAGCATTAGAATATCAACTAAAAATCTCCTTGCAGTTACAGTGCCACTTTCGCAATATGTTTTGGAAAACCACAGTTGTACACCCTAACCGGgcaaatttattaattttctacCCTTAAGCCAATTTCTATTAAGACCATGActattatttttagaaatgtagTCATGGCTTTATAAACCTGCTGTTAACAACAGCACAAACATCTGCATGCATTTCTCAGTTTTACATTGTTCATGGCACTCATCAAATCCCAGAAAATGATTATGAAATATATCAGTACACAATCCTACATAATCTATattgcatttcaaaaaaaaatatggCTTAAAATGTTGATTCAGCTAGTCTGCATTATGCACAAACTATTGAATTGCATGCTTTAAAAGATAACACATTCAGAAGAGATGAACAAAAATAATGGAGTCTACTTCttgcaaaacacttttttccttttaatttcaagATATATTTGTTCTTCTGCAACCTTTAAATTAGGGTGTCAAGCAGGCAAGCTGACATCAGGATATTGCTGAAATGTTCATTcaattacttttgttttgtaCTTTTACTGAAAAACATTGTGAAAAAATACACTTCTGGAACACCAGTTTGGCTTTTATAATCTAATCTTTCAGTCTTACAacattgcaaaataaatgtatgaaCTTTCACCAGCCATATGGGTCTCAGATCATTTGCATTGGTACTGATTGATTGTGGACATCAGTGTGGACAAAAAATGGATGAAACCTGACGGTGCTTCCTGGGAGGTGAGAGATCATTTCTGATGAGATCGCTAAGGATGGAGtgaaaaacacacagaggaGATGACAGCACCCAACAGGGGTCCtggcacagaggaaaacaggcaaaataaGGGAGTATGGGATGAAAGGAGGCACCATGACCCTTCCTGGAGGAGTGGGAATGAACAATGGCAAGCTACAGGTCTGCTGGGCCAAGTAGAGCTGGGTGATTCAAGAAAAAACACCAGGTACCAACCACGGCAGCGATCAACAGCAGAGAGAATTGCTGCCCTGGTGCAAATGATCACCACTACTGGACAAGGTCTGAAGTTCAATGACAATAAAAAACAGTGACAAGCCAATTGCtttataaaatctttttttattttatttggaaaagtaACTCTATGCTTTGGGTGTATCCTTCCCTTTAAACTCAGGACAAATTACAGGCAAATTAAACAAGCCTGCATTCAGGACAAAGGTGCTGGAAAAAGACCCTAAATGTCTGTATCAGTCTGTAACATGCAATTCAAAACTCAAACTGTTTCTTGCTTTCACAGTGTAGGAGTCTACTGAAGGGTGTGTATAGAGTAGGAGAAAACACATCTAATCCTGAGGCTAAGGAGAGAGTTACAGTTTCTGTGCTACAGCCACTCACTGTAGTCTCAAATGCTtgcaaaaataagcaaagcCTGCTAAAGCATTACCCTAAGGAGTGAGGGGGAATCAAAGGCTTCCACTTTAAAAGTCAAAATCTTACGTTCATAATATTTTGTTGCACTTAATTTAACTATacttgaagaaaaagcagctattAAATTCCTTCAGCAACTATTGACTGAATCAAGCTTCTATAGTATTTGTATATTTCTGCCATGGAATAACAGTGTCACCTTTGCAGTCTCTAAGTGAGTTTAAAATTCTGCCTGACTTCTATTATCTGCTATATGTAAAAGTACTTCTGCTGTTTGATGtgtcactgaaaaatacagaagataCTTCTGATGTAACAAAACTCCCTAAGAAATTGCACAGTTAAATTTGACTGTATTGCTGAATTACAAAGCATAAAAACACTAGGCatctaaaaaattaaaaataaaaatctactTTCTTAAATATCTGTTTTGACAGCTTCATAATAGGTAAAATAACCTCAAAAAACAGATTCACATGTATTTAGAGATTTATGTCTGACactaaatatttctgaatattagATTAGAATTGGACTttgaagtttttgttttatattaGGGTGAACCTGTTGCAATTTTAGAtgcaaaacaatgaaaacagaatCTTGCTTATGAATTAATGAAATTAGGGATTTTTGGTAActttaaggttaaaaaaaagtctgtcttGGAGTAGATGTACTAATTTAACAAGAGCAGCAACCTCTACAAGAAATAGGCACATTAAATGGTGAAACATTGATCTAGAGAACTGGCCTCCACTCTTAAGGGTGCATTTATTATCCAGTGAATTTTTAGCCAAGCTACTAAGTCTTAAGACATCTGGAAGAGTTAATATCATAAGCCTGAATCTCTTGGCTTACACTGTTTTCAAACTAGTTTTAGAGGAGAATTCTTGCGTGAAGAAATTAAGAAGTTTTATTGGCACAGACATGAAATAGACGAGTACATATATTAAGAGGATTAATTACACCAAGATTTATGCACAGAATCATTATCATCAATGCACAGAGATGTTTCcaaaattaacaaaaagaaGGATTACGCTTTTGAGGCAGTGGGAAGTCAAACATCAAGGAGACTCAACTTCTCAAACAATCTTAATGAGCCACGAGCAAGCAGAGCCTCTCACCTTCCACGCACGAGGGCTGTGCCCGTGTGGTGCCGGCCACCTGCCCCGGGAAGCAGGAGCACTTCACTGTCTGGGAGCGTTCCTCAATCCGGTTCTTGTTGCAGCACCGGTGCACGGCCACGACTTCACACGTCCCTTGCTTCACTTGGTGCTGGCCTAATAATTCCAGAGGTAAGGGGTGGAGAGAAAAACACATCAGAAAGcctttctttaagaaaaattctTAAGTAAGAGCTGGTTTGTGCAGTCCTACTACAGGATACTGAATCTCCCCAAGCCAGCTTAAATCCCAGGAATGCAAAGAAGCAAAGCATCTTGTAGGATCTGGCTCATTCCCTAAGTTTATATACTATTCTTACTAATAAAATTAGTTATCATAAGTAAATTTTTCAATCTTTCTTCCCTCACCCTTACAAAGCCATAGGGAGAAGAGCAGGTTGGAGTATTCAGTTAGATGATGAGGGCAAAAAGGCAGACAGAGCACAGCCCTCTTCCTTTGCCTTCCTGTCTTCCATTAGGTTTTATTTGATTCTTTCCCTTCATAAATGGACACAACGGACAGGATAATATTTAGTACAAGAGAAACATCTTAAATAGCAGGGAAACTTTTTAACACAACAACGTGTAAGCACTGCTTGCTGTCTGTCATTGCAGGCAGGCTGAGAACAAGGTGGGCTGAGAAGCTGTCATGGATAGTCAAGCTTtgtccaaaagaaaaaacccacacccaAACTGTACGGATTTCTTCAGTTCCCTCCCAGACCATTCTGAACAAACCTCTGGTAAATATTCTGTCCTCTTGCTTTCCTTAAAGTTCTCTCTTCCCTATTTCTCCAAGtttattttcccctccctttcccttcttccctcttgCCTTCACATCTTGCGTCACTGCTCCTTGCAGCTgatcattttcctctgctgccaaaCTTCCTCTCCATCCTACCTAAACCTTTTCTCAGAAACTCCATTTCTCAAGCCCCTCACCTCTTTGCATAAGTCATTTCCATGTCCTCACTTTCCTGAACAGCCTTCAAGTGCTTCATCGtgcatttttcctgtcttaTTTAGAGTAGAGCCTTGGATGGCTCTTATCTGTGTCTGTAAAGCACCTTGTAAATTAACAGCACTACAGAGCAGGGTGAGTTATTTCATAAGTGAGCAAGACAGAGAGACAACACTGAGAGTAATAAAAATAGTCACCAtcaaagcagcacaggctgctggtACGAGAAGAGAGACAGCACAGATACTGGTCTAGGTGTGGCTGATATCAAAGGCACAGAGAATAAAGAAATGTAGGGGGAAGGGTGAGAATGCTCCACAAGCAGACAATCCTCCAAGTGGCAAACCTGAGAATTATCCTGCTTCCTCCTCACTCCATGTTTGCCctgtttggggggttttgtttggatATTTTGGGctggcttggggttttttttggttttttacagtATCTGCTGCTAACTAACATCGGGCACACTTTTACAAATGAAATCTTATTGAGGGATTAACATCACTGTATTTTTGTGTGGAAAATGTTATGACTTGATTAGATGTGAAATCTTAGACTTCAAAAAGAGTTAGCAATGCAATTTAAGCTTCTGTGGGGGGACTTAAGAGtattaaatacatacatataacttttaaaaaaagtttgcttGGCAGTGTTccttgctctgtgtgttttggtttcaCAAGTATTTCAAGCACAGCTGAAATACTTGTGAAAACACTTGGCTGCCTGAATTTTGTTGCCAAATTTGTATTCCTAACAACCTCAGTGGACAAGAAACTATGCATATTCAATCTTGGAGTGGAAATGTAGTGTTCTACTTGAGCactcaactttttaaaaaattatatatacagactttttttttttttttttatttttttccctgaggacAAAGCTACACTACTTTTAAGCAAAATGT is a window of Corvus cornix cornix isolate S_Up_H32 chromosome 12, ASM73873v5, whole genome shotgun sequence DNA encoding:
- the TAFA4 gene encoding chemokine-like protein TAFA-4 isoform X3 → MRFCAKSMLLSDWLFLVYVLMVCCKLLSASSHHPRGHTGQHQVKQGTCEVVAVHRCCNKNRIEERSQTVKCSCFPGQVAGTTRAQPSCVEASIVLQKWWCHMNPCLDGEDCKVLPDYSGWSCSSGNKVKTTKVTR
- the TAFA4 gene encoding chemokine-like protein TAFA-4 isoform X2 gives rise to the protein MGIWNNYEKHTEIIVFDWNKILAKSPRMRFCAKSMLLSDWLFLVYVLMVCCKLLSASSHHPRGHTGQHQVKQGTCEVVAVHRCCNKNRIEERSQTVKCSCFPGQVAGTTRAQPSCVEASIVLQKWWCHMNPCLDGEDCKVLPDYSGWSCSSGNKVKTTKVTR